The proteins below are encoded in one region of Candidatus Brocadiaceae bacterium:
- a CDS encoding OmpA family protein, whose protein sequence is MTPGSRQKKKKVFSSKPPDLFLVSYAGFVTLLLAFFIIINTFTEEKNKKLLEEFQVSLRRNSLFLGMGGVLKGKGDKEREAIREMKYIFPDEKSSSIKIGNEGIKEIEQEEDQLPAAVVIYFDENDPMLTFEGKHSLNTIIDLVQDRPCSLLVEGHCRKNFIASKGYDNSWKLSLDRAKTVTNYLYRNGGISMKRLMVVGYGNNNPLVENIRGDRYNDRVSIVINVLK, encoded by the coding sequence ATGACACCAGGGTCAAGACAAAAGAAAAAAAAGGTTTTTTCTTCCAAACCTCCTGATTTGTTTCTGGTTTCCTATGCCGGGTTCGTGACGTTATTGCTGGCCTTTTTTATTATTATTAACACTTTTACAGAAGAAAAGAACAAGAAATTACTGGAAGAATTCCAGGTGTCTTTACGGAGAAATAGCCTTTTTTTAGGTATGGGTGGTGTGCTGAAAGGGAAAGGTGATAAGGAAAGGGAGGCTATCAGAGAAATGAAATATATATTCCCCGATGAAAAAAGTTCTTCGATCAAGATTGGAAATGAAGGAATAAAGGAAATAGAACAAGAAGAGGATCAATTACCCGCTGCGGTTGTTATTTACTTTGATGAAAATGATCCGATGTTAACTTTTGAAGGGAAACATTCGCTGAATACTATAATCGATTTGGTTCAAGACAGACCTTGTTCCTTGCTTGTTGAAGGGCATTGCAGGAAAAATTTTATAGCTTCCAAAGGTTATGATAATAGTTGGAAACTTTCATTGGACCGTGCAAAAACGGTAACCAATTATCTGTACAGAAACGGGGGTATTTCTATGAAAAGATTAATGGTCGTAGGATATGGGAACAATAATCCATTGGTTGAAAATATAAGAGGCGATAGATACAACGACCGTGTCTCCATAGTGATAAATGTTTTAAAATAG
- a CDS encoding MotA/TolQ/ExbB proton channel family protein: MDPGALVGIILGAVLIIISIVLGEGVSGIIGYINIPSIMIVLGGTLAATLVRFQIPTVIGAIAIVKKTIFVKIGAPEEEISKLVEYCRISRREGLLGLEKEVEKLTDEFLVKAIRLLVDGSDSETLRDILGTEVDSIRQRHSTGKGILDFSGMVCPAFGMIGTLVGLIGMLKQLDDPSKIGGGMAIALITTLYGVIVANLILLPLAGRLETLSKKEILLKEIIIEGVISIQKGDAPMITEDKLKAFLDPKTIGKISETSGKTEAEKG, encoded by the coding sequence ATGGATCCGGGTGCACTGGTAGGCATTATACTTGGAGCTGTCTTGATAATAATTTCTATTGTATTAGGAGAGGGTGTTTCTGGCATCATTGGATACATAAATATACCGTCAATAATGATTGTTCTTGGTGGTACGCTTGCTGCAACTTTGGTGAGATTTCAAATACCGACGGTAATTGGCGCAATAGCAATTGTAAAGAAAACTATTTTTGTAAAAATCGGCGCTCCGGAAGAAGAAATAAGTAAGTTAGTTGAATATTGTAGAATTAGTCGAAGAGAAGGACTTTTGGGGCTTGAGAAGGAAGTTGAAAAGTTAACAGATGAATTTCTTGTTAAGGCAATACGATTGTTAGTGGATGGTTCTGATTCTGAAACCCTCAGAGATATTCTTGGTACTGAAGTCGACAGTATCCGACAAAGACATTCCACGGGAAAGGGGATTCTTGATTTTTCCGGTATGGTATGTCCGGCATTCGGCATGATTGGAACATTGGTGGGACTTATAGGTATGTTGAAGCAGCTTGATGATCCATCAAAGATTGGTGGTGGGATGGCAATAGCTCTCATAACTACCCTGTATGGAGTTATTGTGGCAAATCTCATTCTCCTGCCACTTGCAGGCCGGTTGGAGACTTTGAGCAAAAAAGAGATTTTATTGAAGGAAATTATCATTGAGGGAGTCATTTCTATTCAGAAAGGAGATGCTCCTATGATTACGGAAGATAAATTAAAGGCCTTTTTAGATCCAAAAACAATTGGTAAAATATCTGAAACCAGCGGAAAGACAGAGGCTGAAAAAGGGTGA
- a CDS encoding cytochrome c produces the protein MVKTKVFFAALFACILGTLTCFFGVSAVNASNTDAKEIYLKHCKTCHGVDGEPTDLGTGLGARRFADPEWQEKTTDERIIEQINEGTPDMMMGFKEKLTPEEIKALVDVIRGFKK, from the coding sequence ATGGTAAAAACGAAGGTGTTTTTCGCGGCGTTGTTTGCATGTATCCTGGGAACTCTTACCTGTTTTTTCGGCGTTTCTGCGGTAAACGCGTCCAACACAGATGCAAAGGAGATTTATTTGAAGCACTGTAAAACCTGCCACGGTGTAGACGGAGAGCCAACAGACCTTGGGACGGGTCTAGGCGCACGGAGATTCGCAGATCCGGAATGGCAGGAAAAGACAACGGACGAGCGTATCATTGAGCAAATAAACGAAGGCACACCGGACATGATGATGGGATTTAAAGAGAAACTCACCCCGGAAGAGATTAAGGCCCTTGTCGATGTCATCAGAGGCTTCAAAAAATGA
- a CDS encoding globin domain-containing protein: MNAEQVAIVQKTFEKVSPISDTAAELFYKRLFELKPPFRDLFKRDMKTQGRMLMQMIDFAVKGLDATETILPTIKDLGKRHVGYGVKEEDYDTVGEALLWTLEQGLGKDFTTEAKEAWAEAYNLLANAMITAGKDVV; the protein is encoded by the coding sequence ATGAATGCTGAACAAGTTGCAATTGTGCAAAAAACCTTTGAAAAAGTCAGCCCCATTTCCGATACTGCCGCAGAATTGTTTTATAAACGGCTATTCGAGCTGAAACCTCCATTCAGGGATTTGTTCAAGAGAGACATGAAAACGCAAGGGAGAATGCTGATGCAGATGATAGATTTTGCGGTGAAAGGACTTGATGCGACAGAAACAATTTTGCCTACAATTAAAGATTTGGGAAAACGACACGTCGGTTACGGTGTGAAGGAGGAAGATTATGATACTGTTGGCGAAGCTTTGCTCTGGACATTAGAACAAGGCTTAGGCAAAGATTTTACCACAGAGGCAAAAGAGGCCTGGGCAGAAGCATACAACTTACTGGCAAATGCCATGATAACGGCAGGAAAGGATGTTGTGTAA
- a CDS encoding cytochrome c: protein MKRIQYYFIGLSVLSLIGIGSFFCLHKAAIAREMVTEHDDVAEPTQALMGEIEQRLGNMLGGILSGNLKYVANEAGFLMDRSYTINEIFFPSDPKTNEWFKRAGIDPEDSQKIIALKENFDMFRSGILYKASKVRQSALSGDQEATFKAFNNMIEETCFDCHRKYRDGGGLPPQPGFHGPGY from the coding sequence ATGAAAAGGATACAATATTATTTTATTGGTTTATCTGTTTTAAGCTTGATTGGAATAGGAAGTTTTTTTTGTCTCCATAAGGCTGCAATCGCCAGAGAAATGGTAACAGAACATGATGATGTTGCCGAACCAACACAGGCATTGATGGGTGAAATTGAACAACGCCTGGGTAATATGCTGGGTGGTATCCTGTCGGGCAATTTAAAATATGTTGCAAATGAGGCTGGTTTTTTAATGGACCGTAGTTATACAATAAACGAAATCTTCTTTCCTTCAGATCCAAAAACAAATGAATGGTTCAAACGCGCCGGCATTGATCCTGAAGATTCGCAAAAAATTATTGCTCTAAAAGAGAACTTTGATATGTTTAGAAGTGGGATATTATACAAGGCTTCAAAGGTTAGACAATCAGCGTTATCGGGCGACCAAGAAGCAACATTTAAGGCATTTAACAACATGATAGAAGAAACCTGTTTTGATTGTCATAGAAAATACAGGGATGGGGGCGGGCTTCCTCCTCAACCAGGTTTTCATGGTCCTGGATATTGA